The following DNA comes from Marinilactibacillus sp. Marseille-P9653.
TTGAACAGCTTCTCTAGTTTGACCTTTTAAACCTGTATCAGCCGCAATAAGGTATCCTGTTAAATGAAGATCGAATCGTTCAGGAAGTTTGGATTTCATATAAAATAGAGGCTGATTGCCACTTGTGACACGTGCATCGAGCCCACTAGGATTCCCGTGAGCGATTTTTTCTGAAATGCCAATATAGTGTAGTAGCACGTCGTACTCGAGTGGGTGTTCAAAAAAGTTGAACAGCGCTCGCACAAGGGCTGAAGCAACAGCTGCGCTGGAGCCCATACCGCGTTCAGCGGGAATGAGACTAGAAATGGAGATTTGCATACCAGAAGGCTCATATCCTAAATCTTCACAAATCACTTCAATGGTCTTGATTAAATTATTCAGTGAGACAGGTGCATCAGAAATAGACCCCTCATAATAATTCGAGCGGATCTGACTATGGCCTTGAATGGCTTCAATGGTGACTTCAACATGAGCCGCCGGGAAAGGGAGCGCAATTGCAGGGTTATTATACACTACGGAATGCTCTCCAATTAATATGATCTTTCCGTGAGCCGTTCCAATGGCTTGATCGGAGAGAGTTTTCATCCTGTCAACTCCTCGTTGATACTATTATCTATAATCTTGATAAGTTACTCCGTGATTACTGTACTACAATCGTACTATACTTGACTGTTAGACTCCACTATATCGTATCAATATTACTTTAAAAATACATAAAGAAACCCTTCATAATCAAAGAGTTCCATTTTACACGAAATTTTTCTAGGATAAAAGAGGGCAGTCTAAAAAGGCGTTTAGAATTTAGATAGTCAAAATCTATTTATTTTGGTAAACTTGAACACGACTAAAGACTAAGAGAAGCGGAGGTTTATACCGCATGCAAGAATCGGATACGTTTTATATTATTGATAGAGATGAATGGAAAGAACTCAATGAACATACTAGATTGACCCTGACCGATGAGGAATTAGAATCACTAAGATCACTGAATGACCGGATTTCAATGAAAGATGTTAAAGAAATTTACGTACCTATTTTGCAGATATTGCACACACATATCAAGCACTATGATGAACGTCAAAGCGAAATGAAAACGCTATTGAATCAACCAGCTAGAAAAGATCCTTACATTATAGGGATCGCTGGAAGTGTGGCTGTTGGAAAAAGCACTTTGGCCAGACTTCTTCAGATGATGATGGACCGAGCATACTCGAATAGAAAAGTGGATCTGATTACGACAGATGGATTCCTTTATCCAAATGAGGTATTGAAAGAGAAAAATAGTCTGAACCGTAAAGGCTTCCCGGAAAGCTACGATATGCAGCGTTTGATTCGCTTTATGGGAGACGTGAAAAGTGGACACCGAAACATTGAAGTTCCAGTATACTCACATAAGTTCTATGACATTATCCCTGATGAATATGCCGTCATTGATCAACCAGATATTTTGATTGTGGAAGGGATCAATGTTTTACAACTACCGGCAAATGAAAAAATCTTTGTCAGTGACTTTTTTGATTTCAGTTTCTATGTAGATGCTGAACCAGAACGCATTGAAAAGTGGTATCTGGAACGATTCGGTTTACTGCTAGATACTGCCTTTCAAGATCCTACCAATTATTACTATGAACTAGCAACCGGAAATAGAGAGAAAGCTTTTGATACAGCACGTAAAGTCTGGAAAGCGGTCAATCTGACAAACCTGGAAGAGTATATTCTTCCCACAAGGTTTAGAGCAGATATGATTGTCCATAAAACGACAGATCACTTTATTGATCAGTTGTTGTTGAAAAAACACTAGTATACAAAAGAATTAACAGATTCTATAATCTAGAGAAGTGGGTGTAGGATGGCAAAAATCAAAATTTTCATTCAAACTGTTTTGAATTTTTTAGCGTTGAATTTATTGTTAAATCCGATAATGAACACACTGTTACCCGTTAGTGCAGTAGGTGGTATGTTGAGTTTGTTTTATTGGGGAATGTTACTCATTGGTTCATATGCCTTATCCATTTTTTTAATAGAGTCAAAACAATAAAACGCGTTCGAGTCGCAAATAATACTTAAATGAATTCTTTTTGCGAGAAAGATACTGAAAGGGGGTTTAATCATCTTCTATGCATTTGATTTCTTTTCTATTATACTCATACTGATTTTTTATGTTGGTATCCCAGCAGTCGTAATCTACTTTATACTGATGTGCCGTAAGATGGTTATGTTGACTGAAGAAAAAAACAAAAAGTTAGAACGTATTGCTAGTGCACTTACAGATATGCGAGATCGTAAGTCAGTTGATTAGGATTAACTTAATAAAAGCCAGTTAAGAAGTAGCAGACAGAAGCTACTCTTTAACTGGCTTTATTTGTATATTTAAATGGATGGACTGAATTGCCCAATCCAATCAATCAAGCAGTGAACGTTTTGTTCTTAGGTTTATCTTTCAATTTTTACCCATAGATACACAAATGGTAAAAAAATAAACATCCCTGATAACGTTCCATTCAATATAAACTTGCTGTCATTTTCTAAATCCTCTATCACACTTTCAAGATAGGAAAATGCCCATATGCATGACGATAGATATACAAAAAACGTCAGTCTAAGCCAATTCTCGAAAAAACCTCCAACGATAAACATATAAATAAAAGCATGTATCAAAAAATAGAAAACATCCGAAGAAAAAACCACGTCTTGAGAATTTCATATATTTTCCATATTGCATAACAAACAACTCTCTTTAAGGATTAACTTGTCTAATAGGATTGTCGCAAGCCATACGTAGCTGAAGCAACAGCATTAAAAATTTACTTTTTAGCTGTATATTAACTATAACAAATACAAGAAAGTTTTCAAAATAACATAATGAATCATTGGAACTTTTTAAACAGGGAAGCTTACAATTTAATCCCTTGCATATAGAATTGTGCTTATTCGTAGTGATATTTGATTACAGAATAATCAAAAGGATGACCATTATTCATCGTAGAAAATGGATTTGGCGCAGTGGATACAGTGGAAGAAGATGGTAGTATCCATGATGATGAGCGTATTTCATACATGCGTGAGCACATCAAAGAAATGGAAAAAGCGGTAAACTATGATGGCGTTGAATTGATGGGTTACACACCTTGGGGCGTTATTGATATCGTTTCCTTCACTACAGGTGAAATGAAGAAACGTTACGGCATGATTCACGTAGACCGTGACAACGAGGGTAACGGAACAATGGAACGTAGCAAAAAAGATTCATTTAACTGGTTCAAGCAAGTGATTGAATCGAATGGTGCAGAGTTGTAATTCAATAGTTAATAGATAGAAGACCATGAAGCCATCTTAATTGAATGGCTTCATGGTCTTTGCTTTCTATTTAATACTTAGACTATTTACCAAACATAATATTAGATAATCATTTCTTTATATGTCACAATTCAAATAACAAAACTTTTAGGAGGAAGATTATGTCTATTTTTTCATCTGACGTATTTAAGGGGAAACATGCTTTAGTTACAGGAGCGACCGGAGGGATTGGTCGTGAGACAGCGAAGGTATTAGCAGCTATGGGTGCGAATGTTACGATTACGGGTAGAAAAGAACAGGTTTTGAGCGAATTAAAAAAAGAAATCGAAAACGAGTCGCCGAATGCTGAGGTTCTGATGTATGTTGCCGACTTAACAGATGCAATGGACAGAGAAGAATTAGTTCTAGTCGCAGAAGAAACGTTTGGAACCATTTCCTTATTAGTTAATTCAGCTGGGATGACGGGTGGAGGCATTTTGGAAGAATTAACCCAAGAAGAGTTGGAGCGCGTGATGCACTTAAATCACACAGTCCCGATTCTCTTGACACAAAGAATTTATAAAAATATGAAAAAAGATAGAAAAGGTTCCATTGTAAATGTTTCGTCTCTTTCAGGTGTGAGAGGAACGTATGGTGGAACGGCGTACACTGGATCTAAGTTTGCACTGAATGCATTCACTCAATCTTTTGCACTAGAAGCGATTGAACACAACGTTCGAGTTAATGGTGTCTGTCCAGGGTATGTTGATACTGAGATGGGAAGAAATGGTATTCGTTCTAAAGGCGAGCAAGCAGGTCGTAGTTTTGAAGAACAATTTAAAATCGAAAGCGAAAAACTACCAACTGGACGCATTACAAATCCAGATGAAGTGGCTAACACAATCGCTTATTTATTATCGGATGCCGCAGAAAATATTGTCGGAGAAAATATCAACTTATCAGGTGGATCGGTAATGCGTTAAAAAGTCTTGAAAGTAATGACGAAACAAGGGGGCTGGGAAAAAACTCCCCTAAAATGAATACATCCCTCGACCAATTTTGAGAAAAAATGGTCGAGGGATGTTTCTTTTATAAAGACAAAATGAGCCCCACCGGCTATAATTGAAGTACCAACAGCAATTAAAGGAGGGGCTCACTTTGTATCAAGAGTATAACACAATGGAAACTGCTTTAACACTACAACTAGACTTCACTATTCCCGAGGATCACGAAGCACGTCTTATCAGTCGTTTCGTTGATTCTATTCCTGCGGAATTTCTTCTGGAAGAAACATCTCATACGGGACGTCCTGCGTTTCACCCTGCCATGTTACTTAAAATGTGCTTATTTGCCTATAGTCGTTCTACTTTTTCAGGTCGTACGATTGATCCAATACAGTTAGGACACTTATTGATAATTTCGAAATCACATACTAACAGTATTATAGACCTTACATCAGAGAGACTTTTAGAGCTGATAATGTTGGAGAAGAAAATAGTGGAAGTTTTAGAAAATAACTTTAATATTCTAGGCGTTAGTATTATTCAAAATAACGGTAAAGTTATGGATGATGGAACTCATTTTCATGTACATATAGTTCCTAGATACACAGAAGACAAATTTTGGGATAATCAAACAGTTGCTAGACGAAATATTGATCTAAATCATTTGAAGGAAGTATTGTCGTACATATAATAGTTCAATACACGAAATTGGATAGTTTAGTGTAACATAACTGATAGATAAAGTTAATAAGAAACGGGGCTATTTAAATGATAAAAATAATTGATAATCAGAAACTCGAGTTGCATTATAAAGAGGGATTTGGATCATGGACCTATCACCTTAGACTTCCAGGAACAGCTGACATTAAAGGGAAATGGGGACATTTAAAAGTATCTGGTACAATTGACGATTTTGAAGTCAAAAACATTTATTTGGCTCCAAGGAAATATGAAGATAAGATCATTTCAATCAATAAGGAGATTAGAGACGCAATAGGGAAAAATGGAGGGGACATAGTAACGGTAACTTTATATTTGCATGATTGAATTTACTCAGTAAATTCAATCTTCTTTTTTAGATATGAAATTTACGCTTAAATTAGTAGACAGAAAAATTAGATTAATACATGAAATTAGATATAATCATGTATTGCAAAACAAGAGATCTAACACTTTTAATTAGAGTGTTAGATCTCTTATTTGATTAGTTTATACGATTTTCAGCAATTTTATAGACGGTTTTTTTATCTCTTTTTCCAATAACAACAACTTGGATCACTTCAAGTTTACCTTGTACTTCTCTAAAAATAACGCGAAGTCCCATTTTTTTGTTTTTCAGTTTATTACATTGAGCTAAAGCGCCGTGTAACGGTTGACCAGCGTCCATACCACGCAATTTAATACGATTAAGAGCTTTATCAACAAAAGTCTTTTGGCTTCCGTCAAGCTTATCATAATCATCTCTTGAGTATTCTGTCCATTCAATTTGGTACAAAGCTTACTCCCACCCATCTTCTTCGTCGATAGTAGGCACTTCATTTGCTATTGATCCACGGACTTCACTATCAGAAAAAGTAGCTACTTTTTCATTCAGTAATCTTTTTTCAGCAATTAAATCAGCAATTTGATCATATAAACCGTCAACTTCTTTATTTAATGTTTCATATTGTTTTTGTGTCAACATAACTCCAGCTACTTTTTCTCGATTAAAGACATAAACCCCAGCAGCTTCTTTATCAGCTTTTTGAAAGACCTCCATAGGAGACCTTTTTACTTCAGAAATAGAAGATGTTGGAATATCTAATATTTTCATGGCCATATCAATCCTCTCCTTTACTTAAATCTATTATAAGTCTTTTAAAAAACTTTTTAAAGTCTTTTTGCTTTTTTTAAAAAAATTTAATGGTAGAAAAAATAAAGAAAAGAGGTTCACTTATGTTGTAGTGTTCCTCTTTTCTTTATATAAAGTTAATTTAGTTGAGCTTTTAGTGCAACAATGGCATTTATTAATAATATCTTGTTGAGTAGCCTGAATTAGTAATTTCGTTTCTAGATACTCTTTTATTTCTTCAACAAGTACTAAAATAGAGTTATTAATGAGCACATAAACGTCTACTGATGGCATGATATTCACCTCCTGTCTGTTATAAGTAATAACGAATAAGAGGTGAACAGTGTTACCTAGACTTCTTTCAATACATGAAATTGCTTAAAATAGTGTATTTAGAACCTTGTTAAAATAAGCTTCCTTTTTGTGTCTGAAAAGTACTAATCTAAACTTGTTCAACACATTCGTTCGAGTAAAATCAAGTGTTGAAAATAAGACCTGTTGACAGGATAGTGAGCAACTAGGTATACTTCATTCAAAAGTTCGTTTGAATGAAGAGGTGATTTTATTGAATACAGAAGTATGTACAACTAATTTAATACATAAAGAGAAAGTAGCAACTATAAAAAAAAATTTAATTAATAATGATTTATCAACTTTGCTTGTGCTAGGAAAATGTTTTTCAGATTACTCTAGAATTAAAATTTTCTATGCGCTAGAGACTTATAAGGAGATGTGTGTCTGCGATTTAGCAGCGGTATTAGATGCTAGTATGGCTACAACATCGCACCATTTACATTTTTTGAAAAAGCATGGAGTGGCAAAATCACGTCAAGATGGAAAAATAGTTTATTACTCATTCGCAAATGAAGACGTCTTTTCGGCTGTTCGGGCTTTTTTAAACACATCAGAAAATCTATCTATGAAACTTTAGTTTGGGGGAAGTTAGTTTGTTACAAAGTATTATTTCAGCAATCGCTGTTTACATTTCTACCAGTATTGATTATTTATTTATCTTGTTGATTATTTTTTCTCAAAGTCATACGAAAAAAGGTCTCCGTCAGATTTATTTGGGGCAATACCTTGGAACAGGTATTTTAGTAGCCGTAAGTTTATTTGCAGCTTATGTGCTGAATTTTATTCCTCAGGATTGGATTATTGGACTTCTTGGATTAATACCGATTTATCTAGGAATTCGAGTTGCCATGGTTGGTGAAGAGGAAGAGGAGGAAGAAGAAGTTGTTGAGAAACTAGAATCTCGAGGAACAAATCGCTTGTTCTGGACAGTTGCTTTAATAACAATTGCGTCTGGTGGAGATAATTTAGGTATTTATATTCCTTACTTCACTTCTTTAGTTGTTTCAGAAATTGTTATTTCTCTAGTTGTATTTGCTATCTCCGTGGCGGTTCTTTGCTATATCAGTTATAAACTGGCAAAAATTTCTTTTGTCTCTGAAACGTTAGAAAAATATGAACGAATTATCGTCCCTGTGGTGTTTATTGGATTAGGAATCTTTATTTTGGTTGAAAATGGAACCATACAAACAGTTCTCAATTTATTAAACTAGCACTATAGTGAATTTCAAACAAAAAGGCAGCGAGGTTATTAAACCTCGCTGCCTTTTTGTTTGAAATAACGAATTGTAAAAGCTTGTTGCTTTAGAATTTTTTATTTTTCTGGTTCTTTGATATGGGTCAAAACTTGCTCAAGGATACTAAAAATATGAAGATCGTCAAGGCTATAGATCATACTTTTACCAGCTCTTTTCGCTTTTACTAATCTTGAAGTCTTTAACGTTTTTAATTGGTGAGAAATTGCGGATTGTTCCATACTCAAAGACTGCGCAATAGTTCCAACACTCAGTTCTTCCTTTTGCAAAAGGAATAAAATCGACAGTCGTGTGGGGTCGCTGATAATTTTAAAGATCTTACTTACCTCTTGTATAGATTCATTTTCTAATGGAGAAGTTAACGATGGTTTCATAGATTTATCTCTCCTTCATATGTGTAATGGTTCATATTTAGATTATCAAAAGATAAGGATAAAGCAAGTTTTTTATGAAAAGCAGCTGTTTTAGCCTTCTATTTTTTATCAAATAAATAAGATACCTATTTTTTTGACAAGTCAGACATAACGTTATATAATGAATGCACAAACATATGAATGGTTGTTCATTTGTAATGCGTAAACATTACGATTTAAGAAAATAATTAATATAAACAAAAAACAAAAGTTTTATTAAGAAAGGTGATATAAAATGAAAGATATTCAGGAGAAAGACACTCACGAACATGGTAGTCATAATCATGACCATAATCACGGAAAAATGCCCATTGTATTATACTTTATTGGTTTAGCATTGGCACTCATTGCGTTATTTTTAGACGGAGAAAATAGTTTGTTACAAAATAGTTTATTTTCAATCGCTTCAATTAGCGCTGGCTATCATGTCATTATTCTTGAAGGAATTGGTGAAACGATTGAAAACACTAAAAATAAAAAGAAATTTACACCCAACTCGCATATTTTAATGGGAACAGCTTCACTAGGAGCTTCTCTGATAGGAAATTTTTGGGAAGGAACTTTATTGATACTTATCTTCTCTGGAGCACATTTTCTTGAGGATTACGCTGAAGGAAGAAGTAAAAGAGAAATTACCAAGTTGTTAGAAATGAATCCAACAACAGCTAGACTGATCACGAGTGATGGAAATACAACAATCGTGGATGTGAATGAATTAAAAGTGGGAGATCAACTTCAAGTATTAAACGGTGACCAAGTGCCTATTGACGGTACCATATTATCTGGGTCTACTTCCATTGACGAATCTTCTATTAATGGTGAGAGTATCCCAAAAGAGAAGTCAAAAGGAGACGGAGTTTTTGGGAGTACAATTAACGGAACAGGTACGTTTACAATGGAAGTCACGAAAGAAAATAAAGATACTGTTTTTTCAAAAATTTTACAGCTAGTAAATCAAAATCAAGAGAATCAAACAAAAGCTTCTAGCATTATCCAAAAATTTGAGCCTAAGTATGTTAAATTCGTTTTAATTGCAATTCCACTATTTATTTTACTCACTCCTGTACTTTTTGATTGGACATGGTCACAAAGTATCTATAGAGGACTAGTTCTTTTAGTTGCGGCTTCACCGTGTGCTCTAGCGGCAGCTACTGTATCTGTAACATTATCAGCTACGTCGAATCTAGCAAAAAGAGGTGTACTTTCAAAAGGAAGTTCCTATTTGTCGCAGTTAGCTGATATTCAAGCCATTGCCTTTGATAAAACTGGAACCTTAACTAAAGGAAAACCTGAAGTAACAAATGATTATTTTGCTGATTCTGTGGACAAGGAAAGTATGATTGATATCGTAGTGGCTCTTGAAAAAGAATCAAATCACCCATTAGCAAGTGCTATTTTAAAAAAGTATGAACAAAAAAATAAACTAGCTATTGAAGTGGAAAATCAGATTGGAAAAGGTTTAACAGGTGTTTATAACGGAAAAACTTATCGTATAGGAAAACCGAGCTCTTTTGACGCTGTATCTGATGAATACACACGTTTGAATAAAGAATGGGCTTCAGAAGGTAAGACGGTTGTATACGTATCAGAGAATGAACAAGTAATCGTTCTTATAGGATTAATGGATGTTCCAAGTGAAAATGCGAAAGCAACGATAGATTATTTTAAGAAACTTGGTATCCATACTACTTTAATAACTGGGGACTCTGAAATGACAGGACAAGCCGTCGGTAAACAATTAGGAGTAGACCAAGTGATTGCAAATGTCATGCCGGAAGATAAATCGAAAATTATCACTGAACAACAAGAAAATTATGGCGTGACCGCTATGGTGGGAGATGGTGTAAATGACGCACCTGCTCTTGTGAAAGCAGATGTTGGAATTGCTATGGGAGATGGTACTGATGTTGCAGTAGATGTCTCTGATTTAGTTTTAATGAAAAATGATTTATCTAAATTAGTCAAAGCTCATGAGATTTCTTTAAAAATGAATCGTGTTACTTGGCAAAACATTATTTTCTCAATGGCCGTTGTAGCCTTTTTAGTTGTCGTTAGTTTATTAGGATTAACGGATATAGCCATTAGTGTCATCATTCATGAAGGAAGTACCTTAGTCGTAATACTAAATGGTCTACGATTATTAAAAACTAAATAAATACACTAAATTGAATATAAACATTTTTTGATTAGAAAAAGGATTCTATCGCTTAAAAAGCAATAGAATCCTTTTTCTAATACTGTTATTTTATATTGAGTACGTAAGGCAACAATTACATTTTCAATAACATCTTGCTGCATGGCTTGAATAAGCAATTGCGTTTCTAAATAGTCTTTTATTTCTTCAACAAGTACTAAAATCTTAGCATTTATTGGTATATAGACGTTTGCTGATAACATACCCTTCACCTTCCTTTATTTTCGTTACAGGTAATAACGAAAATAAAGGGAGGTGTTACCATCTAATACATGAAATTAGATAAAATCATGTATCAAGAATCCCATACCTATAGGGTTCTTTTTTTATTGTAGTGTCCAATACACGATTTAGTGGTATCATGATTAGAATCATGTATCATAACAATCTAAGGAGAGAGCATTTCAATGACTTATAATGTACAGCCGTTAAGAACACAGCAAGAGATAAATGACTTCTTATTTTGTTTGCGAAGAAACAAAAATGCTAAGAGAGACGTTTTTCTATTTTTAATTGGAATCAATAGTGGATTGCGTATGTCAGATATTGTTAAACTGAAAAAGAAAGACATTATCTCCTCAAAAAACCCAAGAATTATAGAACAAAAAACTGGAAAAACTAGAATTTTGTATTTAAGTAGTCTTCAAGACCTGATTCAAGAATATACTGTAGACTTAAATATAGATGATTACTTATTTCCCAGCACCTTGTTTTTTTGTTTTCGATTTTTTAAAAATAGTTACATTAGAAATTTTCACTTTTTTATGACTAGCGTTATCATTAGAATAAACTGTTTTCTGCTATCAATCAGATTTGGAGACTAAAAGGAATCTAATTGTAAGCGAATAAAATCTTGTTGCTTTTATTGAAAGGGTATGTCACAATGATTTTGAAAGAAAATTGAATATCTTTCACTAGGGGCGCCAATTGATCGTTGGCTGAGAAAAGCAGTTGCTTAGTCCCTTTGAACCTGATCTAGTTAATACTAGCGTAGGGAAGTGAGCCACGAATTTTTTGATAAAGGAATATCTACCCAGTATGGATAGGTATGCTTTTTGACAATGATGAACATTTAGTGAGCCACTCTACGCAAAAAAGTAGAGTGGCTTTTTTGTGTGGAGCGAATGTTACTAAATATTAGTCCATTAAAATTCAACTTAAATTGAATACATATTTTTTAAGGGCCGTCTTTTACTTACCTTGGATTATCTACTCAAGTTCAAACAGGCTGCTGCTGATCTTCACTCTCCTCAAAAATAGTTTAGGAGGACATAGATAAATGAACAAAAATAAGAAGATGACTTTGCGCGATGTGATTGCAATGTCGGTGATTTCAATTGTTTTCGGAATCTTATATCTTTTCTGGATTTTCATTAACGGAACGTTCGGAGCAGCTATAGGGCCTTTTTCTACAGCTATTTTATCCGGTTTATGGATTATGGCATGTACAGTGTGTGGTTACATTATTCAAAAACCAGGAGTGGCTTTTGTGGCACAAATGATGGCGGCTTTAACAGAAGTACTTGTCGGTTCGGTTAGCGCAGGTTCTGTTTTAATACTTGGTTTTACACAAGGACTAGCGTGTGAACTGATTCTACTGATTTTGATGTACAAAGCTTGGGGAAGGAAGACGATTATTCTGATGGGAATGGCTGGAACGATGGGGAACTTTTTAACGTCGTATTACTTATTTGAATGGAATCTTTTGGCGCCTTGGATGTTGACTTCTTTGATCATCATCATGCTCTTAAGCGGTGGTATTACCGGATGGTGGAGTGTGTTGATTGCAGAGTCATTGGGTAAAACGGGGGTACTAGATTCCTTCCCCGTAATGAAAGGAAATCAAGGACGTGCTGTTGATGGCTAGGATAAAATGTGAAAACTTAACTATCCAGTATCCTTTTAGAAAAAAACCTGCAATCGAAGATTTTTCTGCTGTATTCTCAAGCGGTAAGAGAACTTTGCTGATTGGTCCCAGTGGTGCCGGGAAAAGTTCTCTTATCTTAGCACTGAATGGATTGATTCCCCAATCCATAGAGGCATCCGTTACAGGAAAAATCCTAGTGGGCGAGATTGATCCACAAGCAAGCGCACAAGGAAGTTTAAGCAAGCAAGTTGCAATACTTTTTCAAGACCCCGAAACACAGTTTTGTATGGTCACAGTAGAGGAAGAAGTGGCTTTTGGTCTGGAAAATCTCTCTTATTCAAAAATAGAGATGGATAAAGTGATCGAGTCGTCTTTAAAAAAAGTCGGGTTGTTTGATCGTCGAAAAGAGGCTATTTATTCGCTGTCTGGAGGGATGAAGCAGAAATTGGCTTTTGCCTGTTTGATGGCAATTGATCCGGATGTACTGATTCTGGATGAACCGACTGCTAATCTGGATCCGCAATCCAGTCGAGACTTAATCAAATTACTCAATGAGTGGTCGAAGGATACCGGGAAAACCTTGATTGTGATTGAACATCAAGTCGAAGACGTACTACCGATCATAGACGAGGTCATTGCTTTGGATAAAGAAGGCTATAAAATCGTACAAGGTTCTCCGCGAGAAGTGTTTCAGCAACAAGGAAAGATCTTAATGAAAGAAGGCATTTTTCTACCTTACGCTTCTACATTGGCTTTGAAAACTGGAGAAAACTGGAATCCTTTTCCTCTAACGGGAATAGAATTGAAGGGTCAAATAGAAGCATCTTCTCCACCTCTTCCAATAGTTTTAAATGAGAAGAAAGAGACATTACTTAAAGTGTCTAATCTAACTTTTCACTATCCAGAACAAGCATCCTTGTTTAATGATTTATCCTTTTCCGTAGAAAAAGGTAGTATCGTAGCGATTGTTGGAGAAAACGGAGCAGGAAAATCTACATTAGCAAAACTGATGGTTCGGGCGTTAACACCTGAGGCTGGAAGTATCTCATTTAAACAAAAAAATTTGCAAGATTATAGCGATACAGAATTTCTGCAAGAAGTTAGCTTAGTCTTTCAAAGACCAGAATTACAGTTTATTGCGGAGTCGGTTGCAGCGGAAATGGCATTTGGTCCGTCTTTGCTTCAACTAGAAAACTGGGAGACAGAAACGGATGTCTTGCTTGAAGAGTTTGGTCTGGCTAAATTGAAAAAGGCACATCCTTATACCTTGTCACAAGGACAGAAAAGACGTCTATCGGTTGCCATTATGTTAGCGAATGGACAAAAATGCTTGATACTAGATGAACCGACATTTGGTCAAGATGCAGCGAATACAAAGGCGTTAATGGCGCAATTAGTTAAGAAGCAACAAGAAGGCTTTACCTTTATTATGATCACACATGATATGGATTTAGTGGAGCGGTATGCTTCTAAAGTGATTGTACTGGATGAAGGGAAATGCTTGTATCAAGGCTCACCGCAAGCCTTGTTCCATACCCCTTCGAATCATTCTATTGTCAGCCAAGCAAACTTGATTGTGCCGGAACAGTTGAGTTTGGAGAGACTTGTAAACGAAA
Coding sequences within:
- a CDS encoding helix-turn-helix transcriptional regulator, with amino-acid sequence MKPSLTSPLENESIQEVSKIFKIISDPTRLSILFLLQKEELSVGTIAQSLSMEQSAISHQLKTLKTSRLVKAKRAGKSMIYSLDDLHIFSILEQVLTHIKEPEK
- a CDS encoding heavy metal translocating P-type ATPase; amino-acid sequence: MKDIQEKDTHEHGSHNHDHNHGKMPIVLYFIGLALALIALFLDGENSLLQNSLFSIASISAGYHVIILEGIGETIENTKNKKKFTPNSHILMGTASLGASLIGNFWEGTLLILIFSGAHFLEDYAEGRSKREITKLLEMNPTTARLITSDGNTTIVDVNELKVGDQLQVLNGDQVPIDGTILSGSTSIDESSINGESIPKEKSKGDGVFGSTINGTGTFTMEVTKENKDTVFSKILQLVNQNQENQTKASSIIQKFEPKYVKFVLIAIPLFILLTPVLFDWTWSQSIYRGLVLLVAASPCALAAATVSVTLSATSNLAKRGVLSKGSSYLSQLADIQAIAFDKTGTLTKGKPEVTNDYFADSVDKESMIDIVVALEKESNHPLASAILKKYEQKNKLAIEVENQIGKGLTGVYNGKTYRIGKPSSFDAVSDEYTRLNKEWASEGKTVVYVSENEQVIVLIGLMDVPSENAKATIDYFKKLGIHTTLITGDSEMTGQAVGKQLGVDQVIANVMPEDKSKIITEQQENYGVTAMVGDGVNDAPALVKADVGIAMGDGTDVAVDVSDLVLMKNDLSKLVKAHEISLKMNRVTWQNIIFSMAVVAFLVVVSLLGLTDIAISVIIHEGSTLVVILNGLRLLKTK
- a CDS encoding ECF transporter S component is translated as MNKNKKMTLRDVIAMSVISIVFGILYLFWIFINGTFGAAIGPFSTAILSGLWIMACTVCGYIIQKPGVAFVAQMMAALTEVLVGSVSAGSVLILGFTQGLACELILLILMYKAWGRKTIILMGMAGTMGNFLTSYYLFEWNLLAPWMLTSLIIIMLLSGGITGWWSVLIAESLGKTGVLDSFPVMKGNQGRAVDG
- a CDS encoding ABC transporter ATP-binding protein encodes the protein MARIKCENLTIQYPFRKKPAIEDFSAVFSSGKRTLLIGPSGAGKSSLILALNGLIPQSIEASVTGKILVGEIDPQASAQGSLSKQVAILFQDPETQFCMVTVEEEVAFGLENLSYSKIEMDKVIESSLKKVGLFDRRKEAIYSLSGGMKQKLAFACLMAIDPDVLILDEPTANLDPQSSRDLIKLLNEWSKDTGKTLIVIEHQVEDVLPIIDEVIALDKEGYKIVQGSPREVFQQQGKILMKEGIFLPYASTLALKTGENWNPFPLTGIELKGQIEASSPPLPIVLNEKKETLLKVSNLTFHYPEQASLFNDLSFSVEKGSIVAIVGENGAGKSTLAKLMVRALTPEAGSISFKQKNLQDYSDTEFLQEVSLVFQRPELQFIAESVAAEMAFGPSLLQLENWETETDVLLEEFGLAKLKKAHPYTLSQGQKRRLSVAIMLANGQKCLILDEPTFGQDAANTKALMAQLVKKQQEGFTFIMITHDMDLVERYASKVIVLDEGKCLYQGSPQALFHTPSNHSIVSQANLIVPEQLSLERLVNESRGKQYA